Proteins from a genomic interval of Vicinamibacterales bacterium:
- a CDS encoding NapC/NirT family cytochrome c, whose product MLRNPVTVIGALLTTIAVLLFAGFFAIELTGLTGHENPYLGIVFFITLPALAVIGLLLIPFGAWLERRRRHRGLPPSLRQWPRLDLNHPHTRTTLFIIAVLTPVNLLIVSAAAYKGVEAMDSVGFCGQVCHEVMEPEYVAYQNGPHARVKCVSCHIGSGAGWFAKSKLSGTRQVFAVLLNTHSRPIPSPVHDLRPARETCAECHWPAQFHGDKVETRREYADDEKNTESVTNLRLRIGGVDGTGRPTGIHWHVAEENVVEYIALDRERQKIGYVKLTTGDGESREYYAEGVTEAELAGGERRRMDCVDCHNRPSHIFARSADRAVNEAMASGAIAKDLPFAKREAVAALTVPYPDRATAEREIASRVSAFYRDGYPALWTSRQEDIERTVRGVQGLHSRNVFPAMKVTFGTHPDNKGHTEFPGCFRCHDEEHKTRDGKVISQDCSTCHEVS is encoded by the coding sequence GTGCTTCGTAATCCCGTCACGGTCATCGGCGCGCTGCTGACCACGATCGCGGTGTTGCTGTTCGCTGGGTTCTTTGCCATCGAATTGACCGGCCTGACCGGTCACGAGAACCCGTATCTCGGCATCGTCTTCTTCATCACCCTGCCCGCGCTCGCCGTCATCGGCCTGCTGCTGATTCCGTTTGGCGCGTGGCTGGAACGGCGCCGGCGCCACCGGGGGCTGCCCCCGAGCCTGCGGCAGTGGCCGCGGCTCGACCTCAATCACCCTCACACGCGAACGACGTTGTTCATCATCGCGGTGCTGACACCCGTCAACCTGCTGATTGTGTCGGCCGCCGCCTACAAGGGCGTCGAGGCGATGGACTCGGTCGGCTTTTGCGGTCAGGTCTGTCACGAGGTGATGGAGCCGGAATACGTCGCCTATCAGAACGGCCCTCACGCCCGCGTCAAGTGCGTGTCGTGCCACATCGGCTCGGGTGCGGGCTGGTTTGCCAAGTCGAAGCTCTCCGGCACCCGCCAGGTGTTTGCCGTGCTGTTGAACACGCATAGCCGGCCGATTCCGTCACCGGTCCACGACCTTCGGCCGGCACGCGAAACGTGCGCGGAATGCCACTGGCCGGCGCAGTTTCACGGTGACAAGGTCGAGACCAGGCGCGAGTACGCCGACGACGAGAAGAACACCGAGTCGGTGACCAACCTCCGGCTGCGCATCGGCGGTGTTGACGGCACCGGCCGTCCGACCGGCATTCACTGGCACGTTGCGGAGGAGAACGTCGTCGAATACATCGCATTGGACCGCGAGCGCCAAAAGATTGGATACGTCAAGCTGACGACGGGAGACGGGGAGAGCCGCGAGTACTACGCGGAGGGCGTCACCGAGGCTGAACTTGCCGGCGGCGAACGCCGGCGTATGGACTGCGTTGACTGTCACAATCGCCCGAGCCACATTTTTGCCCGGTCGGCCGATCGGGCGGTCAACGAGGCCATGGCGTCTGGTGCCATCGCCAAGGACCTGCCGTTTGCGAAGCGCGAGGCGGTGGCGGCGCTGACCGTGCCCTACCCTGACCGCGCCACGGCCGAACGCGAGATTGCCAGCCGGGTGAGCGCGTTCTATCGTGACGGCTACCCCGCGCTGTGGACGTCGCGGCAAGAAGATATCGAGCGCACCGTGCGAGGGGTACAGGGCTTGCACAGCCGCAATGTGTTTCCAGCGATGAAGGTGACGTTTGGGACCCACCCGGACAACAAAGGCCACACGGAGTTTCCGGGCTGCTTCCGGTGTCATGACGAGGAGCACAAGACTCGCGATGGCAAGGTGATTTCGCAGGATTGCTCGACCTGCCATGAAGTGTCCTGA
- a CDS encoding c-type cytochrome has translation MSRICSMTLMGLGCALLLSAGPAYAQTEAGIKVYAAQKCSLCHSIAGVGNKKLPLDGVGTKLTADQLREWVVAPVEAAKKAKSTAKPAMKAYSTLPKADLDALVGYMKSLAK, from the coding sequence ATGTCTCGCATCTGTTCAATGACGCTGATGGGCCTTGGTTGCGCCCTGTTGCTGTCGGCTGGTCCGGCCTACGCGCAGACTGAGGCGGGGATCAAGGTCTACGCCGCGCAGAAGTGTTCGCTCTGCCATTCAATCGCCGGCGTGGGCAACAAGAAGCTGCCGCTCGACGGCGTCGGCACCAAGCTCACCGCGGATCAGCTCCGGGAGTGGGTCGTCGCCCCCGTCGAGGCCGCGAAGAAGGCCAAATCAACCGCGAAGCCCGCGATGAAGGCGTATTCCACTCTGCCGAAGGCCGACCTGGATGCGCTCGTCGGGTACATGAAGTCGCTCGCGAAATAG
- a CDS encoding cytochrome c3 family protein, giving the protein MSARFAFGTGTVVVCLLLAAAGSAAAQAPAAPVAPANDDCLACHGDSTATRANGSSVAVAADVLGKSVHGALPCVSCHADLAKTTEWPHPEKLQPAACGTCHGQEGSNYADSVHGRAVAKSGLAVAPRCGTCHGTHDIQRRSNPDSSVHRAKIAGTCTTCHQGIEPLYAKSVHAQPLGPGGSAAAVCSDCHTAHRIQRGDTDTWRLSVIEECGTCHLGRISSYRDNFHGQRTALGSARTATCSDCHDHHVILPASNPASTVSPQNLVNTCRQCHAQATAAFVKYDPHADKHDPARSAPVYWTYRLMQVLLIGVFAFFGVHTLLWFPRSFKARREQRAAAAAGEDTVS; this is encoded by the coding sequence ATGTCGGCGCGCTTCGCATTCGGAACGGGAACGGTCGTGGTCTGCCTGCTGCTCGCAGCAGCGGGATCTGCCGCGGCGCAGGCGCCGGCGGCGCCGGTGGCGCCCGCGAACGACGACTGCCTGGCGTGTCACGGTGACAGCACCGCGACGCGGGCCAACGGTTCGAGTGTCGCCGTGGCCGCGGACGTGCTCGGCAAATCCGTTCACGGCGCGCTCCCCTGCGTGAGTTGCCACGCCGATCTGGCGAAGACCACCGAGTGGCCGCATCCCGAGAAGCTCCAGCCGGCGGCGTGCGGGACCTGTCACGGACAGGAGGGCAGCAATTACGCCGACAGCGTGCATGGCCGCGCCGTCGCGAAAAGCGGCCTGGCCGTGGCACCCCGCTGCGGCACGTGCCATGGCACGCACGACATTCAGCGCAGGAGTAACCCCGACAGCTCCGTTCATCGCGCGAAGATTGCCGGCACGTGCACGACGTGCCATCAGGGCATCGAGCCGCTCTACGCGAAGAGCGTGCACGCGCAGCCACTTGGCCCCGGGGGCTCGGCGGCCGCCGTCTGTTCCGACTGCCACACCGCGCATCGCATTCAACGCGGCGACACCGATACCTGGCGTCTGTCGGTGATCGAGGAATGCGGCACCTGCCACCTCGGCCGGATCTCGTCCTACCGCGACAACTTCCACGGCCAGAGGACCGCGCTCGGATCCGCGCGCACCGCGACGTGCAGCGACTGCCACGACCATCACGTGATCCTGCCGGCGAGCAACCCCGCGTCGACGGTCTCTCCGCAGAATCTCGTGAACACCTGCCGGCAATGTCACGCGCAGGCCACCGCGGCGTTCGTCAAGTACGACCCGCACGCCGACAAACACGATCCGGCCCGCAGCGCGCCGGTGTACTGGACCTACCGGCTCATGCAGGTCCTGCTGATCGGTGTCTTCGCTTTCTTCGGGGTGCACACGCTGCTGTGGTTCCCGCGATCGTTCAAGGCGCGCCGTGAGCAGCGCGCGGCCGCCGCCGCCGGAGAGGACACCGTCTCATGA